From Carassius auratus strain Wakin chromosome 22, ASM336829v1, whole genome shotgun sequence, a single genomic window includes:
- the LOC113039301 gene encoding ceramide synthase 2, with amino-acid sequence MDRLEELVNQWMWRQDFWLPPGVTWKHISEGTADGGRHPVPRDLLISLPLALGFIALRIVFESVVALPFSRCLGVRDKVWVRVTPVPKLEVFYLQKKHQPSQNDLLVLEKHCGLTQRQIQTWLRLRRNQDRPGNTRKFCEASWRFVFYLIAFSAGLVSLINTPWFWDHRECWRGYPRQVVTEAQYWYYIVELSFYLSLLLCVSVDIKRKDFKEQIIHHIATIFLIAFSYCANYVRVGTLVMLVHDSSDFLLESAKMFNYAGWRKTCDALFVVFAAVFLLTRLVVFPCRIVYTAVVDSLDVFPPYSGYYFLNGLLLVLQALHVFWAWLILRMVHKFLFLGKVERDERSDEESEAEEEEDEGGEEEQSCEQKKGDINSKLALLANNCVLNNLTNQRRKMNSRMPKAR; translated from the exons ATGGACAG ATTAGAGGAACTTGTGAACCAGTGGATGTGGCGGCAGGATTTCTGGCTTCCTCCTGGCGTCACGTGGAAACACATCTCTGAAGGGACGGCGGACGGAGGTCGGCATCCCGTACCCCGAGACCTGCTCATCTCCCTGCCCTTGGCCCTGGGTTTCATCGCACTGCGGATCGTCTTCGAAAG tgttgtgGCGCTGCCGTTCAGCCGGTGTTTGGGCGTCCGGGACAAGGTTTGGGTGCGTGTCACACCCGTCCCGAAGCTGGAGGTGTTTTACCTGCAGAAGAAGCATCAGCCGTCACAG AATGATTTGCTGGTTCTGGAGAAGCACTGTGGACTCACTCAGCGTCAGATCCAGACCTGGCTGCGTCTGCGCCGAAACCAGGACCGACCCGGCAACACCAGGAAGTTCTGTGAAGCCTC GTGGAGGTTTGTGTTTTACCTCATCGCGTTCTCAGCTGGTCTTGTCTCGCTCATTAAC ACGCCGTGGTTTTGGGATCATCGGGAATGCTGGCGCGGATACCCAAGACAG GTCGTAACAGAAGCTCAGTATTGGTATTACATCGTGGAGTTGTCCTTCTATCTCTCGCTTCTGCTCTGCGTATCGGTGGACATAAAGCGTAAA GACTTCAAAGAGCAGATCATACACCACATCGCCACCATTTTTCTCATCGCGTTCTCATACTGTGCGAATTACGTGCGCGTGGGAACCCTGGTGATGCTCGTCCACGACTcttctgacttcctgttggag TCTGCTAAGATGTTCAATTATGCTGGATGGAGAAAAACCTGCGATGCCTTGTTTGTTGTTTTCGCCGCTGTATTCTTGCTAACTCGTCTTGTGGTTTTCCCGTGCAG AATCGTCTACACAGCTGTGGTGGATTCGTTGGACGTCTTTCCTCCGTACTCTGGTTATTATTTCTTGAACGGCCTGTTGCTGGTTCTTCAAGCCCTGCACGTCTTCTGGGCTTGGCTGATTCTTCGAATGGTTCACAAATTTCTCTTTTTAGGCAAA GTGGAACGCGATGAACGGAGCGATGAAGAGAGTGAGGCTgaggaagaagaagatgaaggTGGAGAAGAAGAACAAAGCTGTGAGCAGAAAAAGGGTGACATTAACTCTAAATTAGCGTTGTTGGCCAATAACTGTGTTCTGAACAATTTGACGAATCAGAGGCGAAAAATGAATAGCAGAATGCCGAAAGCCAGGTAG